The Bacillota bacterium genome contains a region encoding:
- the fdhF gene encoding formate dehydrogenase subunit alpha: MAGLITLTVDERQVEVPVGTTVFDAARAAGIEIPHLCHHPWLKPTGACRLCVVEIQGARGLPTSCTTPAAPGMVLHTESARVVEARRTILDLILANHRAECLTCEKAGDCRLQDYAYRYGVERTSYEGERRQYPPDESNPFFYRYHDRCIMCGRCIRVCDEVMAVNAVDYAYRGFRTKVATAYEVGLEESPCVFCGNCVAVCPTGALQPRLPVGQGRRWEIRKVRTVCPYCGVGCSLDLEVRGPATGGAAAVAAGAGGDGRPRVVGVSGGEGPTNEGLLCVKGRFGWDFLHSPDRLTRPLIREGDGFREASWEEALDLVARRLGEIREKHGPDSLAGLCSAKCTNEENYLFQKLVRAVWGTNNVDHCARLCHASSVVGLGMAYGSGAMTNSLADLEQANLYFVIGSNTTEGHPVLSLRLKRGLRAGAKLIVADPRRTELAERADIFLQHLPGTDVALLGAMIHVILEEGLENREFVAARTEGIDELRASVAALTPDYAAGVTGVPAHLIREAAREYARVERAAILYAMGITQHTTGTDNVLAIAALAAVCGQVGREGTGVNPLRGQNNVQGACDMGGLPNVLPGYQWYRDEGLRRKFEEAWERPLPTGDGLTVVEMMEAAAQGRIRGMYIMGENPMLSDPDLGHVEEALRSLDFLVVQDIFLTETARLAHVVLPAAAFAEKEGTFTNTERRVQLLRRAVPPPGEALADWEIVARVAERMGYPMAYAGPAEIMEEVTRLVPSYGGMGYAHLGEGGRQWPCPQPGHPGTPVLHREKFTRGKARLFPLEFHPPAEVPDAEFPLYLTTGRILFHYHTGSMTRRARGLQAIRPDPYVEIHPDTAAGLGITAGQMVEVASRRGSIRLRALVTNRTAPPVVFIPFHYAEAAANVLTNPALDPQARIPELKVCAVRVRPA; the protein is encoded by the coding sequence ATGGCCGGCCTGATCACGCTAACTGTCGATGAAAGGCAAGTTGAAGTCCCCGTCGGTACCACCGTGTTCGATGCCGCCCGGGCGGCGGGCATTGAGATCCCCCACCTCTGCCACCATCCCTGGTTGAAACCCACCGGGGCCTGCCGCCTCTGCGTGGTGGAGATCCAGGGTGCCCGCGGACTGCCCACCTCCTGCACCACCCCGGCGGCACCGGGCATGGTGCTGCACACGGAGTCCGCGCGGGTGGTGGAGGCTCGCCGCACCATCCTCGACCTCATCCTCGCCAACCACCGGGCCGAATGTCTGACGTGCGAGAAGGCGGGGGACTGCCGCCTGCAGGATTACGCCTACCGCTACGGGGTGGAGCGCACCTCCTATGAGGGCGAGCGGCGACAGTATCCGCCCGATGAGTCCAACCCCTTTTTCTACCGGTATCATGACAGGTGCATCATGTGCGGCCGCTGCATCCGCGTGTGTGACGAAGTCATGGCGGTGAACGCCGTCGACTACGCCTACCGCGGCTTCCGCACCAAGGTGGCCACCGCTTACGAAGTGGGCCTGGAGGAGAGCCCCTGCGTCTTCTGCGGCAACTGCGTGGCCGTTTGCCCCACCGGGGCGCTGCAGCCCAGACTCCCGGTGGGCCAGGGGCGCCGCTGGGAGATCCGCAAGGTGCGAACGGTGTGCCCCTACTGCGGCGTGGGCTGCTCCCTCGACCTGGAAGTCCGCGGCCCCGCCACTGGGGGTGCGGCTGCGGTCGCCGCGGGCGCGGGGGGCGACGGAAGGCCCAGGGTGGTGGGGGTGAGCGGGGGCGAAGGCCCCACCAACGAGGGCCTGCTGTGCGTGAAGGGCCGCTTCGGCTGGGACTTCCTGCACAGCCCCGACCGGCTCACCCGGCCCCTCATCCGGGAGGGCGACGGGTTCCGGGAGGCCTCCTGGGAGGAGGCCCTGGACCTGGTGGCGCGCCGACTGGGTGAGATCCGGGAGAAACATGGGCCGGACAGCCTGGCCGGGCTGTGCTCGGCCAAGTGCACCAATGAGGAGAACTACCTGTTCCAGAAGCTGGTGCGGGCGGTGTGGGGGACCAACAACGTGGACCACTGCGCCCGCCTGTGCCACGCCTCGTCGGTGGTGGGGCTGGGGATGGCCTACGGTAGCGGGGCCATGACCAACTCCCTGGCCGACCTGGAGCAGGCCAACCTGTACTTCGTGATAGGTTCCAACACCACCGAGGGCCACCCGGTGCTCTCCCTGCGGCTGAAGCGGGGACTGCGGGCGGGGGCGAAACTCATCGTGGCCGACCCCCGGCGCACGGAGCTGGCCGAGCGGGCCGACATCTTCCTGCAGCACCTGCCCGGGACCGACGTGGCCCTGCTGGGGGCCATGATTCACGTCATCCTGGAGGAAGGGCTCGAAAACCGGGAGTTCGTGGCCGCCCGCACCGAGGGCATCGACGAACTGCGCGCCTCGGTGGCGGCGCTCACGCCCGACTACGCCGCCGGGGTCACCGGGGTCCCCGCCCACCTCATCCGGGAGGCGGCGCGCGAGTATGCCCGGGTGGAGCGGGCGGCCATCCTCTACGCCATGGGCATCACCCAGCACACCACCGGCACCGACAACGTGCTGGCCATCGCGGCCCTGGCGGCCGTATGCGGCCAGGTGGGCCGGGAGGGCACGGGCGTAAACCCCCTGCGCGGCCAGAACAACGTGCAGGGGGCCTGCGACATGGGCGGGCTGCCCAACGTGCTGCCGGGTTACCAGTGGTACCGGGACGAGGGGCTGCGCCGCAAGTTCGAGGAGGCCTGGGAGCGACCGCTCCCCACCGGGGACGGGCTCACCGTGGTCGAGATGATGGAGGCGGCCGCGCAGGGCCGCATCCGGGGCATGTACATCATGGGGGAGAACCCCATGCTGTCCGACCCCGACCTGGGCCACGTGGAAGAGGCCCTGCGCTCCCTGGACTTCCTGGTGGTGCAGGACATCTTCCTCACTGAGACGGCGCGCCTGGCCCACGTGGTGCTGCCGGCTGCCGCCTTCGCCGAGAAGGAAGGTACCTTCACCAACACCGAGCGGCGCGTGCAACTCCTGCGCCGGGCGGTACCGCCTCCGGGCGAGGCCCTGGCCGACTGGGAGATCGTCGCCCGCGTGGCGGAACGCATGGGATACCCGATGGCCTACGCCGGCCCGGCCGAGATCATGGAGGAGGTCACCCGGCTGGTCCCCAGCTACGGGGGCATGGGGTATGCCCACCTCGGTGAGGGTGGCAGGCAGTGGCCCTGCCCGCAGCCGGGTCATCCGGGCACGCCCGTCCTGCACCGGGAGAAGTTCACCCGGGGAAAGGCGCGCCTGTTCCCCCTGGAGTTCCACCCGCCTGCCGAGGTGCCGGACGCCGAGTTCCCGCTCTACCTGACCACCGGGCGCATCCTCTTCCACTACCACACCGGTTCCATGACCAGGCGGGCGCGGGGGCTGCAGGCCATCCGGCCGGACCCTTACGTGGAGATCCATCCCGACACGGCCGCCGGCCTGGGTATCACCGCCGGCCAGATGGTGGAGGTGGCCTCGCGCCGGGGCTCCATCCGCCTGCGCGCCCTGGTCACCAACCGCACCGCGCCCCCGGTGGTGTTCATCCCCTTCCACTACGCCGAGGCGGCCGCCAACGTGCTGACCAACCCCGCCCTGGACCCGCAGGCCCGCATCCCTGAACTCAAGGTGTGCGCCGTACGCGTGCGCCCCGCCTGA
- the nuoE gene encoding NADH-quinone oxidoreductase subunit NuoE — MSAVALKEQELKQRLEPILVRHGRAPSGLIPIMQDIQAEFGYLPREAVEEAAQWLKIPVSKAYGVITFYAQFHLKPRGKHVLRVCLGTACHVRGGEKVLEAVSKELGVAPGDTTPDLKFTLERVACLGCCGLAPTMMVDDQTFARLNAQKVKEVLAQFADS; from the coding sequence GTGAGCGCGGTTGCCCTCAAGGAGCAGGAGCTAAAGCAGAGGCTGGAACCCATCCTGGTCCGCCACGGAAGGGCGCCCTCCGGTCTCATTCCCATCATGCAGGACATCCAGGCGGAGTTCGGATACCTGCCGCGGGAGGCGGTGGAAGAGGCGGCGCAGTGGCTGAAGATACCGGTGAGCAAGGCCTATGGCGTGATCACTTTTTACGCCCAGTTCCACCTCAAGCCCCGGGGCAAGCACGTGCTGCGTGTTTGCCTGGGTACCGCCTGCCACGTGCGCGGTGGCGAGAAGGTGCTGGAGGCGGTGAGCAAAGAGCTGGGCGTCGCCCCCGGCGACACCACCCCCGACCTCAAGTTCACCCTGGAGCGGGTGGCCTGCCTGGGATGCTGCGGGCTGGCCCCCACCATGATGGTCGATGACCAGACCTTCGCCCGCCTCAACGCACAGAAGGTCAAAGAAGTCCTGGCCCAGTTCGCCGACAGTTGA
- a CDS encoding formate dehydrogenase accessory sulfurtransferase FdhD, protein MEPVTAVVIRRIRAQSEEETGDVVAREYPVTLVCRGEGSGGSGWELATLMCTPEHLDELALGFLYTGGLLSFREEVRGVEVEAGADAGRVVVTLAPTAETRVGAWRAARREDWQAARPVTTGCGYAALVGDEELPRVGGNLRVTVAEIMGALTELGRAAVHRETGATHAAALACKGGIVCLREDVGRHNAIDKIAGWWLTRCEAGVAPAGDGGDRTASGGGGGRVACGGAPASGQDEGLVVLTTGRLSSDIVLKVGRLGAEVLVSRAAPTSLGIRLAYLTGLTLVGFARVGHLNVYTFPERVLTTPG, encoded by the coding sequence GTGGAGCCCGTGACGGCGGTGGTGATCCGCCGCATACGAGCCCAGTCCGAGGAGGAAACGGGTGACGTGGTGGCCCGCGAGTACCCCGTCACCCTGGTCTGCCGGGGCGAAGGCTCCGGCGGTTCGGGCTGGGAACTGGCCACGCTGATGTGCACACCGGAACACCTGGACGAGCTGGCCCTCGGTTTTCTCTACACCGGGGGCCTGCTGTCGTTCCGGGAGGAGGTCCGGGGCGTGGAGGTGGAGGCGGGGGCGGATGCGGGCCGCGTGGTGGTCACCCTGGCTCCGACGGCGGAAACGAGAGTTGGTGCCTGGCGGGCGGCCCGCCGGGAGGACTGGCAGGCGGCCCGTCCCGTGACCACCGGTTGCGGGTACGCGGCGCTCGTCGGCGATGAGGAGTTGCCCCGGGTGGGCGGTAACCTGCGGGTAACCGTGGCGGAAATAATGGGCGCGCTGACCGAGCTCGGGCGGGCTGCCGTGCACCGGGAGACCGGGGCGACCCATGCGGCCGCCCTGGCCTGCAAAGGGGGGATCGTCTGCCTGCGGGAAGATGTGGGCAGACACAACGCTATCGACAAGATCGCCGGTTGGTGGCTCACGCGCTGCGAGGCCGGGGTGGCGCCCGCTGGGGACGGGGGCGACCGCACGGCGTCCGGAGGCGGAGGCGGGCGGGTGGCGTGCGGCGGTGCCCCCGCTTCCGGCCAGGATGAGGGCCTGGTGGTGCTCACCACCGGGCGGCTGTCATCGGACATCGTGCTGAAGGTGGGGCGGCTGGGCGCCGAGGTGCTGGTGTCGCGGGCGGCGCCCACCTCCCTGGGTATCCGCCTGGCCTACCTGACCGGCCTCACCCTGGTCGGGTTCGCGCGGGTGGGACATCTCAACGTCTACACCTTTCCCGAGAGAGTGCTTACCACGCCTGGTTGA
- a CDS encoding acetyl-CoA C-acetyltransferase, translating to MQETVIASGCRTPFGSFGGSLKDIPAADLGALTIRQAVKRAGLSAEQVQYVLMGMVVQAGAGQSPARQAAIKAGIPPHIPSDTINKVCASSLRCVNISDALIRAGDLEIVVAGGMENMSRGPYLVPGARWGYRLWNQSLVDATVNDGLWCAFHDVHMGVHADRVAREYGIRRQEQDAWAYRSHTRALDAIRAGRLKDEIVPVEVPQRKGPPLSFDTDESPRPDTSPEKLAALKPVFLPDGTITAGNAPGISDGAAALVIMSRRRAQELGLKPLATIVSQGWVSRSPEEFPLSPYPAAQAALQKAGLSFADVDLIEVNEAFAAVALVSMKLGDWPEEKVNVNGGAVALGHPIGASGARILLTLAYELRRRGGGLGVACLCAGGGQGEATVIRVES from the coding sequence ATGCAGGAGACGGTAATCGCGAGCGGATGCCGGACCCCGTTCGGTAGCTTCGGAGGGAGCCTCAAGGATATCCCGGCCGCCGACCTGGGGGCGCTGACCATCCGCCAGGCCGTGAAGAGGGCGGGTCTTTCCGCCGAGCAGGTCCAGTACGTGCTCATGGGTATGGTGGTGCAGGCGGGGGCGGGTCAGAGCCCGGCCCGGCAGGCCGCCATCAAGGCCGGCATACCGCCCCACATCCCCAGCGACACCATCAATAAGGTGTGCGCGTCGTCGCTGCGGTGCGTGAACATATCCGACGCCCTCATCCGGGCGGGTGACCTGGAGATCGTCGTGGCAGGGGGCATGGAGAACATGAGCCGCGGGCCCTACCTGGTCCCGGGGGCCCGCTGGGGCTATCGCCTGTGGAACCAGAGCCTGGTCGATGCCACCGTCAACGACGGCCTGTGGTGTGCCTTCCACGACGTCCACATGGGGGTGCATGCCGACCGGGTGGCCCGTGAGTACGGCATCAGGCGCCAGGAGCAGGACGCCTGGGCGTACCGCAGCCACACGCGGGCCCTGGATGCCATCCGGGCGGGGCGCCTTAAGGATGAGATCGTGCCGGTAGAGGTGCCCCAACGCAAGGGGCCGCCGCTTTCGTTCGACACCGACGAATCACCGCGGCCGGACACCTCTCCCGAGAAACTGGCCGCGCTCAAACCGGTGTTCCTGCCCGACGGCACCATCACCGCCGGCAACGCCCCCGGCATCAGCGACGGCGCCGCGGCCCTGGTGATCATGTCACGGCGCAGGGCGCAGGAACTGGGGTTGAAGCCCCTGGCGACCATCGTCTCCCAGGGGTGGGTGTCCCGGTCCCCGGAGGAGTTCCCCCTCAGCCCTTACCCGGCGGCCCAGGCTGCCCTGCAGAAGGCAGGGCTGTCCTTCGCCGACGTGGACCTGATCGAGGTGAACGAAGCCTTCGCTGCCGTGGCCCTGGTCAGTATGAAGCTGGGCGACTGGCCGGAGGAAAAGGTGAACGTCAACGGCGGGGCGGTGGCGCTCGGGCATCCCATCGGTGCCTCCGGGGCACGCATCCTGCTCACCCTGGCATACGAGCTGCGCCGGCGCGGGGGCGGCCTGGGAGTGGCCTGCCTGTGCGCCGGTGGCGGGCAGGGCGAGGCTACCGTCATCCGCGTCGAATCTTAA
- a CDS encoding 3-hydroxybutyryl-CoA dehydrogenase — MEVRRVFVVGAGQMGSGIAQVAAQAGLQVTVRDIAPEFVEKGMAAIRRNLQRSVEKGRITTEEQQAILDRLHTTLDLEAAAEADVVIEAIVENLQAKKDLFSELDRICPAATILASNTSSLPITELAASTKRPDRFIGMHFMNPVPVMQLVEVVRGHLTSDETHRVIRDLAVRMGKTPVTVQDYPGFVANRVLFPMINEAIYCLMEGVASAEDIDTVMKLGMNHPMGPLALADLIGLDTCLAILETLHQGLGDPRYRPCPLLRRMVSAGLLGRKTGRGFYTY; from the coding sequence ATGGAAGTGCGCAGGGTTTTCGTGGTAGGGGCCGGCCAGATGGGCTCGGGCATTGCCCAGGTGGCGGCCCAGGCCGGCCTCCAGGTGACCGTGCGGGATATCGCCCCCGAGTTTGTCGAGAAGGGGATGGCCGCCATCCGCCGCAACCTGCAGCGTAGCGTGGAGAAGGGCCGCATCACCACGGAAGAACAGCAGGCTATCCTGGATCGGCTGCATACCACCCTGGACCTGGAGGCGGCGGCGGAGGCGGACGTGGTGATCGAGGCCATCGTGGAGAACCTGCAGGCCAAGAAGGATCTGTTCAGCGAACTTGACCGGATCTGCCCGGCGGCCACCATCCTGGCGTCCAACACCTCGTCCCTGCCCATCACCGAGCTGGCCGCCAGCACGAAGCGCCCCGACCGCTTCATCGGCATGCACTTCATGAACCCGGTGCCCGTGATGCAACTGGTGGAGGTGGTGCGCGGTCACCTCACCTCCGACGAAACGCACCGGGTGATCCGCGACCTGGCCGTGCGCATGGGGAAGACCCCGGTGACGGTGCAGGACTACCCCGGGTTCGTGGCCAACCGCGTGCTCTTCCCCATGATCAACGAGGCCATTTACTGCCTGATGGAGGGCGTGGCGTCGGCCGAAGACATCGACACGGTGATGAAGCTGGGCATGAACCACCCCATGGGGCCGCTGGCCCTGGCCGACCTCATCGGCCTGGACACCTGCCTGGCCATCCTGGAGACCCTGCACCAGGGCCTGGGTGACCCCAGGTACCGGCCCTGCCCGCTCCTGCGGCGCATGGTGAGCGCCGGCCTGCTGGGTCGCAAGACGGGCCGCGGCTTCTACACCTACTGA
- a CDS encoding AbrB/MazE/SpoVT family DNA-binding domain-containing protein, producing the protein MKVILRVQKWGNSLALRIPRSFAEETHLKFGSPVKMVVSDGKIVIAPVSPEYQLEELVAQINESNLHGEVVASSRAGRESW; encoded by the coding sequence GTGAAGGTGATCTTGAGGGTTCAAAAGTGGGGAAACAGTCTCGCATTGCGTATCCCCAGGTCGTTTGCCGAGGAAACGCATCTGAAGTTCGGCTCGCCCGTAAAGATGGTGGTCAGTGACGGCAAGATCGTAATAGCCCCGGTATCCCCGGAGTATCAGTTGGAGGAGCTTGTCGCACAGATTAACGAATCCAATCTTCATGGCGAAGTAGTGGCCTCCAGCCGCGCGGGACGGGAGTCGTGGTGA
- the mazF gene encoding endoribonuclease MazF, with product MASRYVPDRGHVVWLTFHPQAGHEQSGRRPAVTVSPRSYNGKTNLGIFCPVTSQVKGYPYEVRVPAGLGVTGVILSDQVKSLDWEAREAEFICALPEQTVSEVLAKLRTLIS from the coding sequence ATGGCCAGCCGGTATGTTCCCGACAGGGGACACGTAGTCTGGCTCACGTTTCATCCGCAGGCGGGCCATGAGCAGTCTGGAAGGCGACCTGCGGTCACCGTATCACCCCGCTCGTACAACGGGAAGACAAATCTTGGGATTTTCTGTCCGGTCACCTCTCAGGTCAAGGGCTATCCGTATGAAGTGCGGGTCCCCGCTGGACTGGGCGTCACCGGTGTCATCCTGTCCGATCAGGTGAAGAGCCTGGATTGGGAAGCAAGGGAAGCGGAGTTCATCTGCGCGTTACCGGAACAAACGGTCTCTGAGGTCCTGGCCAAGCTCAGGACTCTGATCTCCTGA
- a CDS encoding molybdopterin molybdotransferase MoeA: protein MKQVLFFKVVTAREAQRSVLEVLGWRGGDSGGTSLTRAVEHLALEGCAGRVLAADLVAAEAVPGFPRSTVDGYAVRARDTFGASEALPAYLLLAGELRMGEAAQKALGEGECVAVATGGALPDGADAVVMLEHTETPGDGTVAVMRPVSPEENLVRPGEDVRAGQVVVQQGQVLRPPDLGVAAALGYTGLPVFARPRVAIISTGDELVPPEVRPGPGRVRDVNAYALAAAVQGEGGIPRLLGIIPDDREALDRALGEGLETDCVIVSGGSSVGARDLVGGAIASLGEPGVLVHGVAVRPGKPVIVAVTRGKPVYGLPGHPVSALVTFYLLVRPVIRYLAGADPFPFEPTVRARLGRNLGSRAGVEEYVRVSLSREGGQLVARPVLGKSGLISTLARAWGLVRIPAEATGLAEGEEVEVLPIPPL from the coding sequence GTGAAGCAGGTCTTGTTCTTCAAGGTGGTCACGGCTCGGGAAGCCCAGCGGAGCGTGCTGGAGGTCTTGGGGTGGCGCGGCGGGGACTCCGGCGGGACGTCCCTGACCCGGGCGGTGGAGCACCTGGCGCTTGAGGGGTGTGCGGGCAGGGTGCTGGCCGCCGACCTGGTGGCGGCCGAGGCTGTGCCCGGCTTCCCGCGGTCCACGGTGGATGGGTATGCGGTGCGGGCCCGGGACACCTTCGGTGCCAGCGAGGCGCTGCCCGCGTACCTGCTGCTGGCGGGCGAGTTGCGCATGGGCGAGGCGGCGCAGAAGGCACTGGGTGAAGGAGAGTGCGTGGCTGTGGCGACGGGTGGCGCACTTCCCGACGGCGCCGACGCCGTGGTCATGCTGGAGCACACCGAAACGCCCGGCGACGGCACCGTGGCCGTGATGCGCCCGGTTTCGCCGGAGGAAAACCTGGTGCGCCCTGGCGAGGATGTGCGGGCGGGCCAGGTAGTGGTGCAGCAGGGGCAGGTCCTGCGCCCTCCCGACCTGGGGGTGGCCGCCGCCCTGGGGTACACCGGTTTGCCGGTGTTCGCCCGTCCCCGGGTGGCTATTATCTCCACGGGGGACGAGCTGGTGCCGCCGGAGGTGAGGCCGGGGCCGGGCCGGGTGCGGGACGTAAACGCGTACGCGCTGGCGGCGGCCGTGCAGGGGGAAGGTGGTATCCCCCGCCTGCTGGGGATCATACCCGACGACCGTGAGGCCCTCGACCGCGCGCTCGGGGAGGGGCTGGAGACTGACTGCGTGATCGTATCCGGGGGAAGCTCGGTGGGCGCCCGGGACCTGGTGGGGGGGGCCATCGCCTCGCTGGGCGAGCCCGGCGTGCTGGTACATGGCGTGGCGGTGAGGCCGGGCAAGCCGGTCATCGTCGCCGTGACCCGGGGCAAGCCTGTGTACGGGCTGCCGGGCCACCCGGTGTCGGCCCTGGTCACCTTTTACCTGCTGGTGCGCCCCGTCATCCGCTACCTGGCGGGTGCCGATCCCTTCCCGTTCGAGCCGACCGTGCGGGCTCGGCTGGGGCGCAACCTGGGCTCCCGGGCGGGCGTGGAGGAGTACGTGCGGGTTTCCCTGTCCCGGGAGGGCGGGCAACTGGTCGCCCGCCCCGTGCTGGGGAAGTCGGGGCTGATCTCCACCCTCGCGCGGGCCTGGGGCCTGGTGCGCATCCCGGCCGAGGCCACCGGCCTGGCCGAGGGTGAGGAAGTCGAGGTCCTGCCCATCCCTCCCCTGTGA
- a CDS encoding molybdopterin biosynthesis protein codes for MRKDVYLKTVPWWEARALFLETALGPGRHARTEAEVIPTAEAVSRVTAAPAFAVMSWPHYHAAAMDGVAVCSRDTAGASESNPGWLSREQYDPVDTGDPLPPGRDAVIMSEELHPLPDGRLEVIAAVPPWDNVRAVGEDVVAGEMVVPAGHRLGPADVGALLAAGVVRIAVRGRPRVGIIPTGDELVPVGKAVAPGQIPEFNSAILAGMLGEWGAVPVVYPPVPDDPGAVRDAMVRAAAECDLVLTIGGSSAGSGDYTARAMAECGEVLVHGVNTRPGKPVVLGLVRTGAAGGDPAVAAHGSVADEVRGARGPRPAVGIPGYPVSAVLAMELFVRPLVVTLQGLPPPTAEVLRGRLTRRLASAAGVEEFVRVRVGRVGDEWVVAPLSRGAGLTTSLVRADGWLVVPAGVEGFAEGQEVEVQLLRGRDEIEGCLLVTGSHDPALDVLGSLLGERHPGLGLSSGNVGSLAGLVALGRGECHAAGCHLLDPETGEYNAPYVRRLLPGRRVLLFPLHFRQQGIMVAPGNPKGIRGIEDLARADVSFVNRQRGSGTRVLLDWLLGQKGISPHRVNGYGREMFTHAQVAVAVESGTADAGLGVLSAAKALGLDFVAVAEEQYDLAFLPRTTEDGRVRALMEVARSEAFSRALEVMGGYRPATGDAREVGP; via the coding sequence GTGCGCAAGGACGTCTATCTGAAAACGGTACCCTGGTGGGAGGCGCGGGCGCTCTTCCTGGAGACCGCGCTGGGTCCGGGACGGCATGCCCGGACGGAGGCAGAGGTCATACCGACGGCTGAGGCGGTGAGCCGGGTGACGGCGGCGCCGGCGTTCGCGGTCATGTCCTGGCCCCACTACCACGCCGCCGCCATGGACGGGGTGGCGGTGTGCAGCCGTGACACCGCGGGTGCGAGTGAATCCAACCCCGGGTGGCTGAGCCGGGAGCAGTACGACCCCGTGGATACGGGCGACCCCCTTCCTCCCGGCCGCGACGCCGTCATCATGAGCGAGGAGCTCCACCCCCTGCCCGACGGCCGCCTCGAGGTGATCGCCGCCGTCCCTCCCTGGGACAATGTGCGCGCCGTAGGGGAGGATGTGGTGGCGGGTGAGATGGTGGTTCCCGCCGGGCACCGCCTGGGCCCTGCCGACGTGGGGGCGCTGCTGGCGGCGGGGGTGGTGAGGATCGCCGTGCGGGGCCGCCCCCGGGTGGGGATCATCCCTACGGGCGATGAGCTGGTACCCGTGGGGAAGGCCGTGGCCCCGGGACAGATCCCCGAGTTCAATTCCGCCATCCTGGCCGGGATGCTGGGCGAGTGGGGGGCGGTGCCCGTGGTGTACCCCCCGGTGCCGGACGACCCCGGCGCGGTGCGGGACGCCATGGTACGGGCCGCCGCCGAGTGCGACCTGGTGCTCACCATCGGAGGGTCGTCGGCGGGCTCGGGCGACTACACCGCGCGCGCCATGGCCGAGTGTGGCGAAGTGCTGGTGCACGGGGTGAACACCCGCCCGGGCAAGCCCGTCGTGCTGGGCTTAGTCCGCACCGGCGCCGCGGGTGGAGACCCCGCCGTCGCGGCGCACGGGTCGGTTGCGGACGAGGTGCGCGGCGCCCGCGGGCCGAGGCCGGCGGTGGGTATCCCCGGGTATCCGGTGTCGGCGGTGCTGGCCATGGAACTCTTCGTGCGGCCCCTGGTGGTGACCCTGCAGGGGCTTCCCCCTCCCACGGCGGAGGTGCTGCGCGGGCGGCTGACGCGACGGCTGGCCTCGGCTGCGGGGGTGGAGGAGTTCGTGCGCGTACGCGTGGGCCGGGTGGGTGACGAGTGGGTGGTGGCACCCCTCTCGCGGGGGGCCGGACTCACCACCAGCCTGGTGCGGGCGGACGGGTGGCTGGTGGTGCCCGCCGGTGTGGAGGGATTTGCGGAAGGGCAGGAAGTGGAGGTGCAACTCCTGCGGGGCCGCGATGAGATCGAGGGGTGCCTCCTGGTGACGGGGAGCCACGACCCCGCCCTGGACGTGCTGGGGAGCCTGCTGGGCGAGCGGCACCCCGGCCTGGGACTGAGCTCGGGCAACGTGGGTAGCCTGGCGGGGCTGGTGGCGCTGGGAAGGGGGGAGTGCCACGCCGCCGGGTGTCACCTGCTGGATCCCGAGACGGGCGAGTACAATGCTCCCTACGTGCGGCGGCTGCTGCCCGGGCGCCGGGTGCTCCTGTTCCCGCTGCACTTCCGGCAGCAGGGCATTATGGTGGCACCGGGCAACCCCAAGGGCATCCGGGGGATCGAAGACCTGGCCCGCGCCGATGTTTCCTTCGTCAACCGCCAGCGCGGGTCAGGGACGCGTGTGCTGCTGGACTGGCTGCTGGGGCAGAAGGGGATTTCCCCGCACCGGGTGAACGGTTACGGGCGGGAGATGTTCACCCACGCCCAGGTGGCGGTGGCGGTGGAGAGCGGCACCGCCGATGCCGGCCTGGGAGTGCTGAGCGCGGCGAAGGCGCTGGGGCTGGATTTCGTCGCCGTGGCGGAGGAGCAGTACGACCTGGCCTTCCTGCCCAGGACCACGGAGGATGGCCGGGTGCGGGCGCTGATGGAGGTGGCACGCAGCGAGGCGTTCTCCCGAGCTCTGGAGGTCATGGGCGGCTACCGCCCCGCCACCGGCGACGCCCGTGAGGTTGGCCCGTAA